The region CCAGGTGTCTGAGTCCTTTGGCCATGGCGGCGATGCGGTCGCTCTCTTTCACCCGCAACTCTTCGGCCCCACGCACGGTAGTGACCCCCTCGGCAGCGGCGGCCAAGGCAAACAGCATGGGGAATTCGTCGATGGCCAGCGGGACCGCCTCGGGGGGAACCTCGATGCCGCGCAGCTGGGCATGGCGAATGCGCAGATCGGCGACCGGCTCCCCCCCCTCTTCGCGGCGGTTGAGCAGCTCAATCTTGCCCCCCATGGCGCGCAGCAGATCGAGAAATCCGGTCCGGGTCGGATTAACCCCCACCCCGATCAGCGTCAAATCGGAGCCGGGAACCAAGGTGGCGGCGGCCATGAAGAAGGCAGCAGACGAAAAATCGCCAGGGACGGCAATGGTTTCAGGATTGCGCAGCGTCGCGCCGGGATTCAGGGTCAGGGAGCGTTCGTCCCCCTCGATGTTGGCCCCCATCGCTTTGAGCATCCGCTGCGTGTGGTCGCGGGCAGGGCCAGGAAGGGTCACCGTCACCTGCGATTGCGCCCGCAAACCGGCCAGGGCCAGGCAACTGAGCACCTGAGCCGAGGCGATGTTGAGGTCGAATTGCCCCCCTTCGAGCGCCCGGCCTCGAATCGCCAGGGGGGCCAGTTTGCCCCCGTCGCGCCCATCGATGCTCGCCCCCATGCTGCGCAACGGCTCGACCACCCGCCCCATCGGACGGCGGCGCAGGTAGGGATCACCGGTCAAGACCGTAAACATACCGGGGGTACCGGCGAACAGCCCGGTCATCAACCGCATCGAGGTGCCGGAGTTGCCCAAGTCGATCACGTCGCCCGGCTCCCGCCACGCCTCGAACCCCCGGCCATGCACCGTCACCACGTCGTCGGAGCCGTCGACGATCCCGACCCCCAGGGCAGACATCGCCTTCCAGGTCGAAAGAACATCCTCACCACGCAGCAGCCCGCCGATCCTCACATCCCCATGACCAAACGCGGAGAACATCAGGGCACGATGGGAGATCGACTTGTCGCCGGGGACCGACACCTCCCCTTCAAGGGGGGCGCGGGTGGGAGAGACCTGCCAAGAACGAGAAATGGAGTGGTGGGCCATGAAGATCTTTATTCGGAGGAGCCGAGAAAACCGCGGCGACGCACCAGGCTGTCCCGGGTCACCTTGGCTTTGACGAAGGTTTGTTCCAGAGCATCGGCATCACCCCGGTCGACCGCCTGACGCACCTCGCCGAGCACAGTGGTGAAGCGATCGATCATCTCGACCACCGACTCGCCGTTGGCCAGACAGATGTCGCGCCACATGGGGGGATTAGAGGAGGCGATGCGGGTGAAGTCGCGAAAGCCGCCCGCCGCAAAACGAAAGAGGTCACCCCCCTCCCCGTCGTTCATGCGGCGCAGCGCCTCGACCAACGAAAAGGCAATCACGTGGGGCAAATGGCTGGTCGCCCCCAGGATGCGGTCGTGCAGGGCCGCCTCCATGGTTTCGACCTGCCCCCCCACCGCCTCCCACATTGCGGTAACCAGCGCCTGGGCGCCGCCGTCGCTGTGGGGGGTGGGGGTCAGGATGATGCGGGCGCCCCGGAAGAGTTCGGGGAACGAGGCAGCCACGCCGCTGTGTTCGGTTCCGGCAATGGGGTGACCGCCGATCAGGCGGATCCCCGCCGCCAAGGCGGGCTCCTCTAGCGCAGTGAGGATCACCCCTTTCACCGAACCGACATCGGTCAATACCGCACCCGCATCCATCGCGGCGATACAGGCCAAACCGACCCGCTCCATTGGGCCGACCGGGGTGGCCAAAACGACCACATCGGCGCCGAGAACCCCCTCTTCCACCGTCGCCTCACCCCGATCAATCACCCCCAGTTGTAGCGCCAACGCCCGCTCGGCGGTATTGGGTTCGATCCCAACCACCTCACCGGCAAAGCCGCTTTGTTTTAGGGCACGGGCCAGAGAGCCGCCAATCAGGCCGACCCCCACCACCGCTACGCGATTGACGAATCCGGGCAAGGTCGTCGGCTCAGTTCTTGGGATGGGCGATGGTGCGGCCCACCGCGGCTGCCATAACGTCGAGATCCTTCATCAAGGTGCGGAAGATCTCGGGGGTCAACGCCTGGTCGCCGTCGCACATCGCTTCGCAGGGGTTGTGGTGGACCTCGATGAGCAACCCGTCGGCCCCCGCCGCCACCGCCGCTTTAGCCATGGTCGGGATGTGCCGGGCGATCCCCACCGCATGGGAGGGATCGACGATGACCGGCAAATGGGTCAGCTCTTTCAAGACCGGAATGGCCGACAGATCGAGGGTGTTGCGGGTCGCGGTCTCGTAGGTGCGGATGCCGCGTTCGGCCAGAATGATGTTGAGGTTGCCCTCAGAGGCGATGTACTCGGCGCTCATCAGCCATTCTTTAATGGTGGCCGCCATGCCGCGCTTGAGGATCACCGGTTTGCCGAGCTTCCCCACCTCTTTCAGAAGCTGGAAGTTCTGCATGTTCCGGGTGCCAATCTGGATGACGTCGACGTTCTCTTCGACGAAGTAGTTGATGTCGCGAACGTCCATCAACTCGGTGACCACCGGCAGGCCATGGGTGTGGCTGGCGCGGGAGAGGTAGGTCAAACCGATGGGGCCCAAACCTTGGAAGGTGTAGGGGGAGGTACGGGGCTTGAAGGCGCCGCCGCGCATCATGGTGGCCCCGGCGCTGCGGACGATCTCGGCGGTGACATCGAGCTGCTCTTCGGACTCGACCGAGCAAGGACCGGCGATTACTTGGATGGCGTTGCCGCCGATGGTCAGGTCGCGCACCTTGATGACGGTGTCTTCTTTACGAAAATCGCGGGAGACCAGCTTGTAGGGCTTGAGGATCGGGGTGACCGACTCGACACCGGGATGGGCCAGGATCGACCCCTCGTCGACACCGCGCTCGTCGCCGATCACACCGATGATGGTGCGCTCGGTCCCTTGCGAAACGTGGGGGGTGAAACCCTCATGGCGCAGGTGCCCCAACAAACGATCCAAATCCTCCGGCGCGGCGCCGGGACGCATTACGATGACCATGCTCTCATTCTCCAAAACGTTCGAACCTTATTGAAATCAATCTGTAGCAAGCGCTTGCGCAAGTGCCGCAATCGCCCGTTCGTTTTCCTCTTGCAAACCGATGCTCATCCGCAGGTGGTTGGGCATGTCGTAGGGAACCAGCCCCCGCACGATCACCCCCTGACGCAGCATCGCCTGTTCGATGGCCCCAGCTGGACGTTTCAGGTCGAGGGTGAGGAAATTCCCCTCGCCGGGGATCCAGTCGATCGCCATCTGCCGCAACCGTTCCTGCAAAAAAAGCCGCCCCTGCCGATTGACGTGGCGCACCCGTTCTAAAAAGGGCTCATCCCCCAAGGCGGCGATGGCGGCCTCTTGCGCCAGCAGGTTGACGTTGAAGGGATCGCGCACCGTGTTGAGCGCTTGGATCACCTCGGGATCGGCGATCATGTAGCCGATCCGCATCCCCGCCAAACCGTAAGCCTTTGAAAAGGTTCGGGTCACCACCAGATTCGAAAACCGCCGCCGCAACTCGACTCCGTCGCCCCCCATGGGTGAGGTGATGTATTCGACGTAGGCCTCGTCGAGCACCACCAACACATGGGAGGGAATCCGCTTAAGAAAGCGGACCAGATCCTCGCCATTGTGGTAGGTGCCGGTGGGGTTGTTGGGGTTGGCGACGAAGACGATGCGGGTGTTGTGGTCGACCGCCTCGGCCATCGCTTGCAGATCGTGGCTGTAGTTCAGATCGGCCACTTCGCGCAGCTCACCCCCCGCCATGTGGGTTGCCAGTTTGTAGACGATGAACCCGTAGCGGCTGGCCACCGCATTGGTCCCCGCTTCGAGGTAGGTGCGGGCGATCAAGGTAAGCAGCTCGTTGGAGCCGCTACCGACGGCCACCTCCTCATCGCCGACCCCGTAACGCTGGGCCAACCGCCGACGCAGGCGAAAGCTCCCCCCGTCGGGATAGCGGTGGATCGTTCCGGCGGCGCTGGTCAGGGCGACGATGGCGCGGGGGCTGGGACCAAGGGGGTTTTCGTTGGAGGCCAGTTTCACCGCACCGACGATCCCGAATTCTCGCTCCAGCTCCTCGACCGGCTTGCCCGGCTGATAGGGGGCCAGCCCCGCCAGATGGCGAGCAGTGGGAAAGCGGCTCACCCCTCCCCCCCTTCGCCGCGCAGCGCCATCGGGTAGCTGCCCAGCACCTTAATCATCACCCCCATCGTCTCCAGTTCGGCCAAGGCGGCGCGCACCGTTGCCTCCCCTTGATGACCAATCAGATCGACGAAGAAGTGGTACTGCCACATCTGCTGCCGGGTGGGGCGCGATTCGATGCGGGTCAGGTTGAGTCCACGGTTGTTGAAGGGGGCGAGCATGTCGAACAGGGCGCCGGGCCGATCGGGGGCCGAAAGCAGCAGACTGGTCTTGTCACGCCCACCTCCCGCCGGGGGTGTGGTGTGACGGCCGATGACCAAAAAGCGGGTGGTGTTGTCGGGGTGATCCTCGATGTGTTCGGCCAACACGTCGAGCCCGTAGACCTCGGCCGATTGCAGCGGCGCGATGGCGGCGGCCCCCTCTTCTTGGGCGGCGCGGGCCGCCGCCTCGGTGGTCGAGGCGACCTCGATACGCTGGATTTCGGGCAAGGTGTTGTTCAGCCACGAATTGCACTGCAAGAAGGGCTGATAGTGGGAATAGATCTTCTTTACCCCGGCCAGATCGCCCTTGCCGAGCAGGTATTGGGCGATGGGGAGGTTGATCTCGGCCACGATCTTGAGGGGCGAGCGGGAGAAGCTATCGAGGGTGTGGATGACCATCCCCTCGAAGGCGTTCTCAACCGGAACGACCCCGTAATCGGCGCAGGCGGTCTCGACCTCGCGGAAGACCTCGGGGATGGTGCGCACCGGTCGATACTGCACCGAGCCGCCGAACTGTTTGAGCGCCGCCTGATGGGTGAAGGTGGTGGCGGGGCCGAGGAAGGCGACCTCAAGGGGGCGCTCCAGGGCGATGGAGGCGCTGATGATCTCGCGGAAAACCCGCTCGACGCTCTCCCAGGGGAAAGGGCCACGATCCATCCCCTTGAGCCGCTCCATGATGGCGACTTCGCGGGCGGGGACAAAGAAGGGGCGGTCGCTCTCTTGTTTGAGCTCCCCCACTTTTTGCACCAAACGGCCCCGCTGCGCCAACAACGCCAAAATCTGGTCGTCGATGCTGTCGATGCCCTGGCGTAAATCGCTCAAGGCTTCGGTCATGGGGGTGGTGGGATGGGGATCGGTCAAGGGGGGCGGGTCCGGTGGGGCGAACAACCAAGGAATTCAAATGGGTTTAAGGTGCGGGAGGCTACGCAAGACGCCCCCCGTTTGCAACCTAAGGGGCTTGTTTTTTCTGCATTTTCAGGGGGCCAAACCTGGCCCCCACGGGGGCGATCCCCAGCTCAAGATGGACCCGGTCGTAAGCTCAGTTGCTTTCGACCAGATCCATTCGGCTGCTGTAAGTGTGGTGGCGCGACCGTTCGATGAGGAAGGAACTCAAGGAACGGTAGAGCTGGCCGATGGGGGAGATGCGATTGATAAAACCGGCGACCTCCACGATGGAGGCGTCGCTTTCGGTCAGGTTGTACTGACGCACCAAACCGAATTTCACATGGGGATCGTAATACCACACCGAGGTGGTGTGGCTCTCAACCCCAGGCAGCGCCACGCTTTGGCGAAAGACGACCACCTTGTCGACGGTGGTGCTCCCCTGCCGGGTCGTCACCGTCTCGGGGACCGACAGGGCTGTAAAGGGGTTTTCGGCCAGGTAGCCGTAGTCGTTTGGTCCGGCCAACATCATCGGGACGGTGGCGCCGGTCTTGGCGTTGTGCATGAAGGCCTGAATCACACTCCCGTCGCGGCGGACCTGAGAATGAAACGAAACGTCGCGCATCGCGGCGATGATCGCGGGGGTCTTGGGGAAGGTGGTTTGCAGCTCCACCCGGTCGCCATCGACCGCCACCACCTCCCGCCTCATCTGATAGCTCCCCTCCTCGTTTTCGTAGAGGGCGTAATCGCCGGGCTGAGGGTTGGCATGCAGGAAGATCCGATTGGGGGCCTTGACCTCACCCATCGCTTGACGCACGACGGTGGCGCATCCACCAACGGCGAGCAGCGCCAACCCCATCCCGAGCAACTCAAGCCAGCGGCGATACCAGGGGGGCAGCGGCATAGAGACCTCGATTCAGTTCGATGAACGCCCCCCCACGGGGGTGGCCAACGCTTTTGAAAACGCTGAAAAAGAGCCTCCTGCCTTTTTCAACGACGCTGCGCAAAAACCAAACGTAGGTGCCGTGAGGCGACGTGGTTTTGCTTCGTTCTCAAAATAGGCTGCTTGCGCTCCCGGTTGTGGCGGTCTATCCACGGATCGCACAGAAGCGCCCTTACACCTCGACCCGGTGTTGGAGCGGCCCCGCTCCCCCCCCCAACCGGGGTGCCTGGGCAATGGCAAGGCGCAGGTAGCTCCGAGCCGACGCCACCGCCTCGTGCACCGTTGCCCCCCAGGCCAGGCGGGTGGCGATGGCCGAAGCCAGGGTGCACCCGGTGCCATGCAGGGGGCGCTGGCCGATGCGCAATCCCCGCCACACCTGGACCCCAGCCTCCCGAGACCAAAGCACGTCGATCAATTCAGCCCCAGTTCCATGCCCCCCTTTGAGGAGCACATGGGGCACCCCGTAGCGCGCCCCCAAGGTGGCGGCGGCCTGAATCATCGCCCTTTCACCCTCCCCAACCTCGTGCCCTAAAAGCCTTGCCGCCTCGGGAAGATTGGGCGTCACGAGGGTCGCCAACGGAAAGAGCAGCCGGGTTAGATCCTCCAGGGCGTCGTCGTCGAGCAGCCCCCCCCCGCTGGTGGCCGCCATGACCGGATCGAGCACCAGCACCCCGCCCCGCCCCGCCAAAACCCCCGCCACCGCCGCGATCACGGCGCGGTTGCCGAGCATGCCGATCTTGATCGCATCGGCGCCGATGTCATCGAGACAGGCGGCGATCTGGGCGGCGACCCATTCGGGGGGCAAGGGGTGGACGGCGTGAACCGCCAGGGTGTTCTGCACCGTGACGGCGGTGATCGCCGCCATCCCGTACCCCCCCTGGGCCTCGATGGTTTTGAGGTCGGCCTGAAGCCCCGCCCCACCCGACGGGTCGGACCCGGCAATGGTCAGCACCCGACCACGACGGGGGATGGCGCTCATTGGGTCACCACCACGGGGAAGTCGGGGACGGTGCTCGGCTTGGTGGTGGTCGGGGTTTGCTGACCGCCGGTCAGCTCCTTCACCCGCTCCGAGAGATAGAGATCGAGCATGTTGATCGTGATCCTGCCGGTATGGCGGAAGTCGGCCCGCCCTTCGATCCCCTCGATCAACGCCTTGGTGAAAGCACCGTTGCCCCATTTTGGATCTTCGAGCGAATACTGGTTGCCGGTTGAGGAGGCGAAGACCACCGCGCCGGTCTCGGCGGTTGAAAGCTCGTTCACCACCGCGTTGATGTCGGCCACCCCTCGGCGGCTGCCCATGACATTCCCCGAATGGCAGGTATCGACGAAAAACAGCGCCTTGCCCGCCAGGTTTTCGACCGTCTTTTTGATTTCGAAGAAGGGGACTCCGGTGCGGCGCAGCCGGTCGAGATTGGTGTCGACCGGCAGGTAGTAGTAGTCGCCGCTGGAATCGTTCACCCCGTGACCGGCCAAGAACAGGATGCCCACATCCTTGGCGGTGGTTTGACGCACCAGCCAATCGAGGCCGTCGAGGATGTTGTCGCCGGTGGCATCTTTGTCGGCGAGAACCCGCTCCTCCACCTCGCGGTAGAGCCTGCCCTCTTGCCGATGCAGGGCGGCTGCGAAATCGCGGGCATCCTTGGCGGCCAGACCCAACTTCAAATGGGGGTCGTCGTAGTCGGAAACCCCGATGGCCAACACATAGAGTTTGGGTTTGGCGACGAACGCTTCGTCCTGAATCTGCGCCTGCCCCCCCCAGCTCAGCTTCACCACCGCCGGATCGCTTGAGGCATAACGATTTTCGGCAATCAATGCCACGGTGCAGTCTTTATTGGGCACCGGCACCTCGATGGTCGACTCCCCATCCTCCCCTTTGCCTTTGATCGTCACCCCCCGTCCCCCGGTTGGAATGGCGGGGCGACCGTCGACGTAGGCCTTCACCCCGGTAACCGGCTCCCCCGAAGGGGTCGAAAGGCGGTAACGGATGACGACGCTGGCGGTGCTGAAGGTGGTACCTGCAGCGGGGGCGGTGATGCGAATATCGGGGGGGAGCAGCTTGCTCACCTCAATCTGAACACTCTTGCCCCCCCGTGTTTCGTTGGCCAGTTGCAGCGCCCGCTCGGCGCTCCCGGCATCGAGCACCCGGGCGATCACGTCGGGTCGGTAGAACTGCCCCCGGAATTTACTGGCGGGGTAGAAGATCGCCTCGCTGGTTTTGCCCCGATTCAGATGCCAGCCGATCAGGTTTTCGGCCCCAACGCTGGCGTCGAAGTAGCCGCTGGGGGTCCAGATGATCCAGCGAGTGGCGTCATTATGAACAAACAGGGCCAACTCCTCCTGCCCGTCGCTCATACGAAACCAGCGCACCGTGCCATCGCCCAGCGCCGCCACCCCCCAGCGCCCGTCGGCACTGACGTTCACTCCCCAGGGGGTGCTGGCCAGGTTCCGCCGCCACAACTCCTTACCCTGGGCATCGAAGTGGTAGAGGGTGAAATAGGCCCCCAACAAGAAGGAGCGATTGCCTGGCGCAATGGCCAAAGAGCGGGCGGTTTCGTACCGCTTGAGGGTGAGTTTGTTGCCATTGACGCTGGGGGTGTAGCTGTTGTCCCAACCCTGAACATCGAGCCCGGTGCGACGGGGGGCGATCATCTGTTGCCCCTCGATCTCCCCCACGATCAACGCCCGGGCATTCATGTCGAAGCCGATCTTGTTTTTGCTCCCCCAGGTGCGGTCGAAGGAGACCTGCGAACCGTCCAGGGAGATCAAAAACTGCCCGTCTTTCTTGTTGTAGCGCATGTCGGCGATATCCGATTCGCGCCGCCAGCGATCCCTGCCCGGAGGATCGATCACCGCCACGGTGGGATCGACCGAGCTCAAGGCCAGCCCCCCGTCGGCCAGCATCCGCATATCCATCACGGTGGTCTTGGCCCCTTTGAATTCGGTGGGGGTCTGGGTTGTGCCCCGCTCCCAGGCAAAGAGACAGTAGCTGTTGCTGGCATTGCCGAAGTGCCCCCCGGCGGCGTAGAGCACCTTGCCGTCGGGCGACCAGGCGACCGACGAAAGGGTGCCGTCGCCCAACGTACTGGTATCGGGGCTGGACTTCGCCGGGGTGTGATCGCCGAGTTTAAAAAGATCAACCTTGATGGTGTCGTTGTAGCCGACCGCGAAGAGATCCTGGCTGGGGTTGAAGGCGATCTGCATCGGCTTTTCGCCCCCCCCGGCCCGGAATGAGGCGATCCGATGGAATGTGCGGTCGTAGACACGGATCTTGCCGTCCCAAGCGGAGGTGAACAGTCGCCCGTCGGGGGAAAAACCGCAGAAATAGCTGTCGTCGCCGTAATCGCTGTCGTGGGCGATCTCGTTCCAGCTCCCGACCGCAAACGCCCGCATCCCCCCCGAATTGCCATAAATCGCCACCACGTGGTTTCCGTCGGGGGAAAACGCCAGGTTGTTGGGGGCGTTGGGCCCCTCGCCGAAGCGGGTCAGCATCCGCCCGCTTTCGCGGTCGAAGGCGTAGAGGATGATCTTCGAATCCCAGGCCCAACCGGTATAGCCCCCCACCACGATGGTGCCGCCGTCGGGGGAGATCGCCACGCAATAGATCTTCCCCTCCGCCCCCTCCCCCAGGGGGATGCGCATGGTTTTGAGCAAGGCACCGTCGGCGGCGTCCCACACCCGTATGGTTTTGTCCTCTGAAATACTCGCCACCCAACGCCCCTGGGCGTCGACCGCCAGACGGCGAACCATGGCGGTGTGCATCCCGGTCTCGATGCGCAGCACCGGATCGGTCGACGGCTCACCCGCATGGACGGATGGGGCAAAACAGGGGAGCAGGAGCAAAGCCAACGCGAGGAAACGGATCATGGAGGACTCGGCAGTTGTAGGTTGTTGGGACGACGAGGCAATGATGCTAATGGGGGATGCGGGGGGGGCAAGCGTGGCGTGGGGGATCGACCCGTCATCGCCCGAAGGTCGGGCTGTGGGCATCTCAAAAACCGAGGGAAGCGCCGACGGATTCGGAGGGTGGGCCGCGTCCAATTAAGGGGGGTCGAAAACCACCAGGAAGGCGGTTTTCGAAAGGTTTTCTCGCACGGCCACGACGAAAGAATTTCACCGGTTTGAAGGGTAGCAATCCAAGATTCATCGAGGCGGGGCGACGCTCCTACCCTACCAACCCACCCCGATGACCTACCCTTCCCCCCGCTCCAACCACATCGCATCCCCATACGAATAAAACCGGTACTCC is a window of Proteobacteria bacterium CG1_02_64_396 DNA encoding:
- a CDS encoding 3-phosphoshikimate 1-carboxyvinyltransferase, with amino-acid sequence MAHHSISRSWQVSPTRAPLEGEVSVPGDKSISHRALMFSAFGHGDVRIGGLLRGEDVLSTWKAMSALGVGIVDGSDDVVTVHGRGFEAWREPGDVIDLGNSGTSMRLMTGLFAGTPGMFTVLTGDPYLRRRPMGRVVEPLRSMGASIDGRDGGKLAPLAIRGRALEGGQFDLNIASAQVLSCLALAGLRAQSQVTVTLPGPARDHTQRMLKAMGANIEGDERSLTLNPGATLRNPETIAVPGDFSSAAFFMAAATLVPGSDLTLIGVGVNPTRTGFLDLLRAMGGKIELLNRREEGGEPVADLRIRHAQLRGIEVPPEAVPLAIDEFPMLFALAAAAEGVTTVRGAEELRVKESDRIAAMAKGLRHLGIQVEELPDGAIIHGGHPSGGTVDSHGDHRIAMSFAVLAQVARGAVTIRDVANVATSFPSFEGLLRAVGGHLEGFDE
- a CDS encoding 3-deoxy-7-phosphoheptulonate synthase — encoded protein: MVIVMRPGAAPEDLDRLLGHLRHEGFTPHVSQGTERTIIGVIGDERGVDEGSILAHPGVESVTPILKPYKLVSRDFRKEDTVIKVRDLTIGGNAIQVIAGPCSVESEEQLDVTAEIVRSAGATMMRGGAFKPRTSPYTFQGLGPIGLTYLSRASHTHGLPVVTELMDVRDINYFVEENVDVIQIGTRNMQNFQLLKEVGKLGKPVILKRGMAATIKEWLMSAEYIASEGNLNIILAERGIRTYETATRNTLDLSAIPVLKELTHLPVIVDPSHAVGIARHIPTMAKAAVAAGADGLLIEVHHNPCEAMCDGDQALTPEIFRTLMKDLDVMAAAVGRTIAHPKN
- a CDS encoding histidinol-phosphate transaminase, producing MSRFPTARHLAGLAPYQPGKPVEELEREFGIVGAVKLASNENPLGPSPRAIVALTSAAGTIHRYPDGGSFRLRRRLAQRYGVGDEEVAVGSGSNELLTLIARTYLEAGTNAVASRYGFIVYKLATHMAGGELREVADLNYSHDLQAMAEAVDHNTRIVFVANPNNPTGTYHNGEDLVRFLKRIPSHVLVVLDEAYVEYITSPMGGDGVELRRRFSNLVVTRTFSKAYGLAGMRIGYMIADPEVIQALNTVRDPFNVNLLAQEAAIAALGDEPFLERVRHVNRQGRLFLQERLRQMAIDWIPGEGNFLTLDLKRPAGAIEQAMLRQGVIVRGLVPYDMPNHLRMSIGLQEENERAIAALAQALATD
- a CDS encoding chorismate mutase codes for the protein MTEALSDLRQGIDSIDDQILALLAQRGRLVQKVGELKQESDRPFFVPAREVAIMERLKGMDRGPFPWESVERVFREIISASIALERPLEVAFLGPATTFTHQAALKQFGGSVQYRPVRTIPEVFREVETACADYGVVPVENAFEGMVIHTLDSFSRSPLKIVAEINLPIAQYLLGKGDLAGVKKIYSHYQPFLQCNSWLNNTLPEIQRIEVASTTEAAARAAQEEGAAAIAPLQSAEVYGLDVLAEHIEDHPDNTTRFLVIGRHTTPPAGGGRDKTSLLLSAPDRPGALFDMLAPFNNRGLNLTRIESRPTRQQMWQYHFFVDLIGHQGEATVRAALAELETMGVMIKVLGSYPMALRGEGGEG
- a CDS encoding bifunctional hydroxymethylpyrimidine kinase/phosphomethylpyrimidine kinase translates to MSAIPRRGRVLTIAGSDPSGGAGLQADLKTIEAQGGYGMAAITAVTVQNTLAVHAVHPLPPEWVAAQIAACLDDIGADAIKIGMLGNRAVIAAVAGVLAGRGGVLVLDPVMAATSGGGLLDDDALEDLTRLLFPLATLVTPNLPEAARLLGHEVGEGERAMIQAAATLGARYGVPHVLLKGGHGTGAELIDVLWSREAGVQVWRGLRIGQRPLHGTGCTLASAIATRLAWGATVHEAVASARSYLRLAIAQAPRLGGGAGPLQHRVEV